Proteins from a genomic interval of Macrobrachium nipponense isolate FS-2020 chromosome 28, ASM1510439v2, whole genome shotgun sequence:
- the LOC135201412 gene encoding mucin-5AC-like isoform X2, translating to MAWTQVILGVLGIIWVAEAKASQQNRLYPDGINQISQVLPTTDEPNLPELLPEVVVPQVPIFLRERPEETPNLEAGNHCRLYKYGDIEALMVEGFIIPIVKPVGNLTDIPLPPEDPLSPMPPADQGNQDILQHSRIKRDVVLRSHPLMCGNFEIKQDSTVTIHTPYYPAKYTSNFKCRWIITVLDADAMVINCPDFQLAKGDSLTTTIVGKPTTLKKYTLTNGPVHQIVEGNAVRLLFTSNRFRNQRGFLCTVAALAPTTTTTTTSTTTTPTTTTAMTTPTTTTTTTSTTTTKPTTTTTTSPTTTTTTTPTTTTTTSPTTTTTTTPTTTTTTSTTTTTTTPTTTTTTSPTTTTTSTTTTKPTTTTTTSPTTTTTTTPTTTTTTSPTTTTTSTTTTKPTTTTTTSPTTTTTTTPTTTTTTSPTTTTTSTTTTKPTTTTTTSPTTTTTTTPTTTTTTSPTTTTTSTTTTKPTTTTTTTPTTTTTTTPTTTTTTTPTTTTTTTTKPTTTTTTTPTTTTTTSPTTTTTTSPTTTTTTSPTTTTTTTTVSTTTLPPLSHPDCGITNRDRIVNGQSATANEYPWQSFLEVKWSDGKNQLCGGSLITKQWILTAGHCVLRKDGSGNLWKPEVKVTLGMHTRTTPLANGGFQVTATAVEIHPQNNFAYDLALIKLPQEVEYKREVRPVCLPNRNLLGRNVTSVLMALIGWGKTETGKLTDELRELSRYGIESAICKTVFGSYITDHHFCTSGIDEKHICLGDSGGPVMTVDRGRFTLTGVVSFVATQDCKGQYPDGHISVVHFLDWIQEITKQALY from the exons acGAGCCCAATTTACCAGAACTGCTACCGGAAGTTGTGGTCCCGCAAGTACCAATATTTCTACGCGAAAG GCCTGAAGAAACTCCGAATCTGGAAGCTGGAAATCACTGTCGGCTTTACAAATATGGCGACATCGAGGCTCTCATGGTTGAAGGATTCATCATCCCCATTGTGAAACCTGTGGGGAACCTGACGGACATTCCCCTGCCCCCCGAGGACCCCCTGTCACCGATGCCCCCGGCTGATCAGGGAAACCAAGATATTCTGCAACACTCTCGTATTAAGAGGGATGTCGTCCTCAGAA GTCACCCTCTGATGTGCGGAAACTTCGAGATAAAGCAAGACAGCACGGTGACCATCCATACGCCATATTATCCAGCCAAGTACACCAGTAATTTCAAGTGTCGCTGGATTATCACG GTACTGGATGCCGACGCGATGGTCATCAACTGCCCCGACTTCCAGCTGGCCAAAGGCGATTCACTGACAACTACCATAGTGGGAAAACCGACAACTCTCAAAAA ATACACTTTGACGAACGGACCGGTGCACCAGATCGTGGAAGGCAACGCAGTGAGGCTGCTCTTCACCTCCAACAGATTTCGAAACCAGCGAGGCTTCCTGTGCACTGTGGCTGCTTTGG CCCCAACAACAACGACGACAACTACATCAACGACCACAACTCCCACAACGACAACAGCAATGACGACCCCAACTACCACGACGACGACAACTTCCACTACAACGACAAAGCCCACGACGACCACCACcacatcaccaacaacaacaaccaccacaaCGCCCACGACGACAACCACcacatcaccaacaacaacaaccaccacaaCGCCCACGACGACAACCaccacatcaacaacaacaaccaccacaaCGCCCACGACGACAACCACCACATCACCAACAACGACTACAACTTCCACTACAACGACAAAGCCCACGACGACCACCACcacatcaccaacaacaacaaccaccacaaCGCCCACGACGACAACCACCACATCACCAACAACGACTACAACTTCCACTACAACGACAAAGCCCACGACGACCACCACcacatcaccaacaacaacaaccaccacaaCGCCCACGACGACAACCACCACATCACCAACAACGACTACAACTTCCACTACAACGACAAAGCCCACGACGACCACCACCACAtcgccaacaacaacaaccaccacaaCGCCCACGACGACAACCACCACATCACCAACAACGACTACAACTTCCACCACAACGACAAAGCCCACGACTACCACCACCACAACGCCAACGACAACAACCACCACAACGCCCACGACGACAACCACCACAACGCCCACGACGACAACCACCACAACGACAAAGCCCACGACTACCACCACCACAACGCCAACGACAACAACCACCACATCGCCCACGACAACAACCACCACATCGCCCACGACAACAACCACAACATCGcccacaacaacaaccacaacaacaaccgtTTCGACGACAACGCTGCCGCCTTTGTCGCATCCTGACTGCGGCATCACCAACAGGGACAGGATCGTCAATGGGCAGTCGGCGACCGCTAACGAATATCCATGGCAG AGCTTCTTAGAGGTGAAGTGGAGCGACGGAAAGAATCAACTGTGCGGAGGAAGCCTTATCACGAAGCAGTGGATTCTGACTGCGGGGCACTGCGTTCTcag AAAGGACGGCAGCGGCAACTTGTGGAAACCCGAGGTGAAGGTGACTCTGGGGATGCACACTCGCACCACTCCTCTAGCAAATGGCGGCTTCCAAGTCACCGCCACAGCCGTCGAAATACACCCCCAGAATAATTTCGCCTACGATCTAGCTCTCATCAA GTTGCCGCAGGAGGTCGAGTACAAACGAGAGGTGCGCCCCGTGTGCCTGCCCAATAGGAATTTGCTGGGACGCAATGTCACAAGTGTACTCATGGCATTGATTGGCTGGGGGAAAACTGAGACAG GTAAACTGACGGACGAGCTGCGCGAACTAAGTCGATACGGGATAGAGTCTGCCATTTGCAAGACCGTCTTCGGGTCGTACATCACCGATCATCACTTCTGCACGAGTGGAATCGACGAGAAGCACATCTGCTTG ggcgACAGCGGAGGCCCTGTGATGACAGTGGACAGAGGCCGCTTCACGCTCACAGGAGTCGTCAGCTTCGTTGCAACCCAAGACTGCAAAGGACAGTACCCAGACGGCCACATTTCGGTGGTCCATTTCCTGGACTGGATTCAAGAAATAACGAAGCAAGCTCTGTACTAG
- the LOC135201412 gene encoding mucin-5AC-like isoform X1, translating to MAWTQVILGVLGIIWVAEAKASQQNRLYPDGINQISQVLPTTDEPNLPELLPEVVVPQVPIFLRESRPEETPNLEAGNHCRLYKYGDIEALMVEGFIIPIVKPVGNLTDIPLPPEDPLSPMPPADQGNQDILQHSRIKRDVVLRSHPLMCGNFEIKQDSTVTIHTPYYPAKYTSNFKCRWIITVLDADAMVINCPDFQLAKGDSLTTTIVGKPTTLKKYTLTNGPVHQIVEGNAVRLLFTSNRFRNQRGFLCTVAALAPTTTTTTTSTTTTPTTTTAMTTPTTTTTTTSTTTTKPTTTTTTSPTTTTTTTPTTTTTTSPTTTTTTTPTTTTTTSTTTTTTTPTTTTTTSPTTTTTSTTTTKPTTTTTTSPTTTTTTTPTTTTTTSPTTTTTSTTTTKPTTTTTTSPTTTTTTTPTTTTTTSPTTTTTSTTTTKPTTTTTTSPTTTTTTTPTTTTTTSPTTTTTSTTTTKPTTTTTTTPTTTTTTTPTTTTTTTPTTTTTTTTKPTTTTTTTPTTTTTTSPTTTTTTSPTTTTTTSPTTTTTTTTVSTTTLPPLSHPDCGITNRDRIVNGQSATANEYPWQSFLEVKWSDGKNQLCGGSLITKQWILTAGHCVLRKDGSGNLWKPEVKVTLGMHTRTTPLANGGFQVTATAVEIHPQNNFAYDLALIKLPQEVEYKREVRPVCLPNRNLLGRNVTSVLMALIGWGKTETGKLTDELRELSRYGIESAICKTVFGSYITDHHFCTSGIDEKHICLGDSGGPVMTVDRGRFTLTGVVSFVATQDCKGQYPDGHISVVHFLDWIQEITKQALY from the exons acGAGCCCAATTTACCAGAACTGCTACCGGAAGTTGTGGTCCCGCAAGTACCAATATTTCTACGCGAAAG CAGGCCTGAAGAAACTCCGAATCTGGAAGCTGGAAATCACTGTCGGCTTTACAAATATGGCGACATCGAGGCTCTCATGGTTGAAGGATTCATCATCCCCATTGTGAAACCTGTGGGGAACCTGACGGACATTCCCCTGCCCCCCGAGGACCCCCTGTCACCGATGCCCCCGGCTGATCAGGGAAACCAAGATATTCTGCAACACTCTCGTATTAAGAGGGATGTCGTCCTCAGAA GTCACCCTCTGATGTGCGGAAACTTCGAGATAAAGCAAGACAGCACGGTGACCATCCATACGCCATATTATCCAGCCAAGTACACCAGTAATTTCAAGTGTCGCTGGATTATCACG GTACTGGATGCCGACGCGATGGTCATCAACTGCCCCGACTTCCAGCTGGCCAAAGGCGATTCACTGACAACTACCATAGTGGGAAAACCGACAACTCTCAAAAA ATACACTTTGACGAACGGACCGGTGCACCAGATCGTGGAAGGCAACGCAGTGAGGCTGCTCTTCACCTCCAACAGATTTCGAAACCAGCGAGGCTTCCTGTGCACTGTGGCTGCTTTGG CCCCAACAACAACGACGACAACTACATCAACGACCACAACTCCCACAACGACAACAGCAATGACGACCCCAACTACCACGACGACGACAACTTCCACTACAACGACAAAGCCCACGACGACCACCACcacatcaccaacaacaacaaccaccacaaCGCCCACGACGACAACCACcacatcaccaacaacaacaaccaccacaaCGCCCACGACGACAACCaccacatcaacaacaacaaccaccacaaCGCCCACGACGACAACCACCACATCACCAACAACGACTACAACTTCCACTACAACGACAAAGCCCACGACGACCACCACcacatcaccaacaacaacaaccaccacaaCGCCCACGACGACAACCACCACATCACCAACAACGACTACAACTTCCACTACAACGACAAAGCCCACGACGACCACCACcacatcaccaacaacaacaaccaccacaaCGCCCACGACGACAACCACCACATCACCAACAACGACTACAACTTCCACTACAACGACAAAGCCCACGACGACCACCACCACAtcgccaacaacaacaaccaccacaaCGCCCACGACGACAACCACCACATCACCAACAACGACTACAACTTCCACCACAACGACAAAGCCCACGACTACCACCACCACAACGCCAACGACAACAACCACCACAACGCCCACGACGACAACCACCACAACGCCCACGACGACAACCACCACAACGACAAAGCCCACGACTACCACCACCACAACGCCAACGACAACAACCACCACATCGCCCACGACAACAACCACCACATCGCCCACGACAACAACCACAACATCGcccacaacaacaaccacaacaacaaccgtTTCGACGACAACGCTGCCGCCTTTGTCGCATCCTGACTGCGGCATCACCAACAGGGACAGGATCGTCAATGGGCAGTCGGCGACCGCTAACGAATATCCATGGCAG AGCTTCTTAGAGGTGAAGTGGAGCGACGGAAAGAATCAACTGTGCGGAGGAAGCCTTATCACGAAGCAGTGGATTCTGACTGCGGGGCACTGCGTTCTcag AAAGGACGGCAGCGGCAACTTGTGGAAACCCGAGGTGAAGGTGACTCTGGGGATGCACACTCGCACCACTCCTCTAGCAAATGGCGGCTTCCAAGTCACCGCCACAGCCGTCGAAATACACCCCCAGAATAATTTCGCCTACGATCTAGCTCTCATCAA GTTGCCGCAGGAGGTCGAGTACAAACGAGAGGTGCGCCCCGTGTGCCTGCCCAATAGGAATTTGCTGGGACGCAATGTCACAAGTGTACTCATGGCATTGATTGGCTGGGGGAAAACTGAGACAG GTAAACTGACGGACGAGCTGCGCGAACTAAGTCGATACGGGATAGAGTCTGCCATTTGCAAGACCGTCTTCGGGTCGTACATCACCGATCATCACTTCTGCACGAGTGGAATCGACGAGAAGCACATCTGCTTG ggcgACAGCGGAGGCCCTGTGATGACAGTGGACAGAGGCCGCTTCACGCTCACAGGAGTCGTCAGCTTCGTTGCAACCCAAGACTGCAAAGGACAGTACCCAGACGGCCACATTTCGGTGGTCCATTTCCTGGACTGGATTCAAGAAATAACGAAGCAAGCTCTGTACTAG